A window of the Brachybacterium sacelli genome harbors these coding sequences:
- the orn gene encoding oligoribonuclease: MPAANPDLIVWIDTETTGLDPATDDLLEIAVVVTRNDLTEIGAFDTVIAPSPDVDATIERMNDFVREMHTANGLIDAMHGPDAHDPRVADQLVAGAIDRFTVGHAGPFLLGGNSITHDRGFLARHAPQTFSRLHYRSIDASGIEQEMLRDGYDRQITAWRDRFEPSEAHRALGDIRDSIRQLDALRSIRRVRPLVP, encoded by the coding sequence GCCTGCCGCGAACCCCGATCTGATCGTCTGGATCGACACCGAGACCACCGGACTCGACCCCGCCACCGATGACCTGCTGGAGATCGCCGTGGTCGTCACCCGCAACGACCTCACCGAGATCGGCGCCTTCGACACCGTCATCGCCCCCAGCCCTGACGTCGACGCCACCATCGAGCGCATGAACGACTTCGTGCGCGAGATGCACACTGCCAACGGGCTGATCGACGCGATGCACGGGCCCGACGCACACGACCCCCGTGTCGCGGACCAGCTCGTCGCCGGCGCCATCGACCGCTTCACCGTCGGACATGCCGGCCCGTTCCTGCTCGGCGGCAACTCGATCACCCACGACCGCGGCTTCCTCGCCCGGCACGCACCGCAGACCTTCTCCCGCCTGCACTACCGCTCCATCGACGCCTCCGGCATCGAGCAGGAGATGCTCCGCGACGGCTACGACCGCCAGATCACCGCGTGGAGGGACCGGTTCGAGCCCTCGGAAGCTCATCGGGCTCTCGGCGACATTCGCGACTCGATCCGCCAGCTCGACGCGCTGCGCTCGATCCGCCGAGTCCGACCCCTGGTCCCGTGA
- a CDS encoding DUF5677 domain-containing protein, giving the protein MISRGQPADVSNEDVLQAMDELTSIWQSWVDAGTVILNPRPEFLKSEPQAHMLVTLTTHLFEQASVIRPYLPDDLPITLMPVARSALETTLWVIWVDRYDDAAAAALNRSEHQRRNMLKTLNQSSLIPIDRENITLETWTDLETSSGHQARSLESMANSLGLIDLYVFYRMYSSVVHPGIDLVDAYLDDIGDNKVAYHAHAETDFRSGITTRVLPLMMLKCARIVNYMSRDRQRRSDLHRVARKLNVSLDKFWSAR; this is encoded by the coding sequence ATGATCTCCCGTGGACAACCTGCTGACGTCAGTAATGAAGATGTGCTTCAGGCCATGGATGAGCTCACCAGCATCTGGCAGTCCTGGGTCGATGCCGGTACGGTAATCCTGAATCCCCGCCCCGAGTTCCTGAAGTCGGAGCCCCAGGCACACATGCTCGTCACTCTCACGACACATCTTTTCGAGCAGGCTTCCGTGATCCGACCATACCTCCCGGACGATCTCCCAATCACGCTGATGCCGGTTGCTCGCTCCGCGCTCGAAACAACCCTCTGGGTCATCTGGGTCGATCGTTATGACGACGCCGCAGCAGCCGCTTTGAATAGGAGCGAGCACCAGCGCCGCAACATGCTGAAGACGCTGAATCAGAGCTCTCTGATCCCGATAGACAGGGAGAACATCACGCTCGAGACGTGGACAGACCTCGAAACCAGCTCTGGCCACCAGGCCCGTAGCCTCGAATCGATGGCAAACTCTCTCGGTCTGATCGACTTATATGTGTTTTACCGCATGTACTCTTCAGTCGTGCACCCGGGAATCGATCTGGTTGATGCATATCTGGACGACATCGGCGACAATAAGGTGGCCTATCACGCGCACGCCGAGACTGACTTTCGAAGCGGCATCACTACACGCGTACTTCCGCTTATGATGCTCAAGTGTGCGCGAATTGTAAACTATATGTCTCGCGATCGACAGCGTCGGAGTGATCTCCACCGAGTGGCAAGAAAGTTGAACGTCAGCCTCGACAAGTTCTGGTCGGCAAGATAG